CAAGTTACATTCTGCATTCACTTCCGGTGATGGAGGGGGAATACATTGAATTTTCTGAAGTGGTGAGTGTTCCCAACGGCCATGTGTTCACCCGGCTGGAGAACGGAGGAAAGGAGGAAAATGGCGGGTGGAGCGGCGATCTGAGTTTACTGAATTCTAAGAACGAAGAGATCGCACGTTTTACTGCCCCTGTATGTTTCGATGCTTCCGGAAAATGGATCACCGGTACCTGGGCACTTGATCTGGGAGAAAATGCCGGAGAGAAGCGGCTGATTCTTCGAATTCCTGCGCAATGGCTGCGCGATCCGGAACGCACGTTTCCTGTGGTGATAGATCCACTGGTGATTGGACCAACCGCAATGTGGACAGGGGGACAGATGCCATCCTGCATTGTTCCGCAATATAATGCCGACAGCATCCAGGTAACCGTGCCAGCAGGAATTTCCATTATCGGTCTCTATGTCACTTCTTCCTATTACGCCAACCCCTTCACTACAGCGGTGATGGCTGACGGGGCATTGCGTTTCCGCAGTTCCTGTGCCACCTCCACTACTTTTACAGTGGCACCCCCGCAGGGAAATACACCCGGCACAGCCTATCTCGACAGTTTCGATCTGAAAAATCCCATGATGTGCTGCATGCAGAATTCATGTTCTACCCGCACGTTCTGGCTGACGATGTTACTGGGAAGAACCCAACCATCCACAGGCTGTAACACCACATACATTCGCTACGATCCCGTAACCACCTCCTGGCCCTTCAGCGCGCTGGTGGTAGGCAGAACTCCGGAAGGATATCTCAATCAGTTTTTAGGACCTTCGGCTCCGATTTGCGGTAACTTGTGCACTATCCAGTGCACCACCTATGTGCGTTACGGTGTACCGCCTTATACCATCACCCACCCCTGGATGCAGAACCCGGTTACGCAGGGAAACACGAATAACGGATGCTCCACCGGGGCCCAACAGGTTTTTCTGAATCTCACGGTCCCCGGTTGTCCGAGGATATGCGACACCACCTCCTCTATTACCATTCCGGCACCCACCGTAACCGATGCCTGCGGTGCCGTAGTTACCGGCTTGCCCACACGCGTACTTCTGCTGAAAGAAGTTCCCGATATCAACGCCAGCCCGATGAATCAGGTGATTTGCTCCGGTGACCCGTTCACTATTGGTCTGAGTAGTTGCATATCGGGTGCAACCAATAACTGGTTGGGCAATAATGAAAGCGGAACCGGCACTATTTCAGATACTCTTTTCAATTCCGGCACTACGGTAAATACCATTCCATTCAACGCCTATGCGACTTATAATGGCTGCAGTTCAGACACCATCCTTCCGACCGTGGATGTGGATCCGCTGCCATTAGGAGATTTTAGTTTCACACCCTCACCTGTTATTGCAGCTGTGAGTACGCAGTTTTCAGATATTTCACAAATCTTCGCCGGAACCGCCACCGGATGGAGCTGGGATTTTGGCGACGGAAATACTTCTACACAGCAGAGTCCAACTCATGTATTCACAGATCCAGGAAATTATACTGTTTGCCTGACTGTAACCACCAGCAACGGATGTGTGGATTCCATTTGCCGGGCAATCGAAGTGATTGCACCGGATGTGCTGCTTCCGAATGTGGTGACTCCAAACAACGATAATACCAATGACGTTCTCTCCTTTATGTATCTTGAAGCCTTTCCCGAAAATAATCTTCAGGTTTTTAGCCGATGGGGAAATCTGATCTTCTCAAAAGAGGGTTACCTGAACGACTGGAGTCCTGAAAAACTCACCGATGGTACCTACTATTTTGTACTGCATGTTGCCGAACTCGGGAAAACCTACAGCGGCTGGTTCCAGGTATTACATTAGGTTTTGAAACACGTGATCGGCTTCCCTGGCGGCAATTCGGTACCCCATGGCCTTATTCAGTGCGATCATAGGAAGATTCATTGCAAAACATTCTGTGCGAACGGAAGGACAATCAGGGAATTGTTCAAGAATTTTTTTCATCATCAGCGCCTTTAAATACTTTGCAAGCCCGCGCCTGCGATAATTCCTGTGAACCCCGGTGATCCGCTGATCGATCTCCATGTGTTCGTGTTTATAACGGATCAATGTTGTTCCTGCTATTTTGTTTTGCGGATCGAACAGTACCAGCTGCAGCTGTTTCATGCCTGCATTCCGGCCCTGTTGCTGGAGGGTCCTGATTATTTCAGCAGATGAACGTAAGACAAGGTCCCCGTCTTCCCGCGGCATATCCTGGACCAGCTGATTGGTCAAACCTGCCATTTCTTCAATGTACTTCTCCTCCAGGTAATCTTGTTCCAGCACAGAAAAACCCTTACTAACATCTTCTCCTTCACGGATCCATTGTTCCAGCTGATTCCGGTTTACATCGCTCAGGTTCAGACGGAATGAAAATCCGCTATTACTTCTTCTTCCGCCTAATTTTTCCTTGAAAGGGATCCAGAACTCCTGCCTGCTTCTCCACACCAGCTCCCGGTGAGCTTTGGTTTTCATTCGCCAGGTCACCATCTCCCACACCTTATTCACCAATTCCTCACCGGCCTCCTCCTGCGGTGCAAAAAGAAAAAGCGTATTGGCCATGCCGTCGGGCATGGTAACGTAACGAAAGTACCCGAAATAGTACCCATCTCTCTCCAGGATTCCCCATAACATATGATCCGATGCCTGAACAGATCCCATCACCTCCTCTTCCAGTTCTGCTGCGTCTGCAGAAGTAAGGGGATCGTAATACAACGCATCCATCTTCCTTCGCAAGGCATAGAATTCGTCCCGGCAGAAAGAGATTTGATTGTCGTGATGTATAAGATGAATTTTCATAAAAAACCCGGATTAGTATGGCTAACCCGGGAGAGCGAAACATAGTAAATCTCTTACTCTGCCAGGATGATCAGTTTATTATTCTGAACTTCTGCCACACCACCGTTGATTTCAAAGATATGTGTAGCACTTTGATTATCCAGAACCTTTACTTTCCCCTTCTTCAGCGAAGAGATAATGGGAGCATGTCTGTTCAGTACCCCAAAAGAACCATCCACACCGGGCAGTGAAACCGATTTCACCTCTCCGGAGAATATCTTTTTATCAGGACTGATTATTTCAAGCTGCATTCTGTTTCATTTTTTGAACTAGGGTATTCCGTGTTAAAGGGAATGCTT
Above is a genomic segment from Bacteroidia bacterium containing:
- the atpC gene encoding ATP synthase F1 subunit epsilon, producing the protein MQLEIISPDKKIFSGEVKSVSLPGVDGSFGVLNRHAPIISSLKKGKVKVLDNQSATHIFEINGGVAEVQNNKLIILAE
- a CDS encoding GNAT family N-acetyltransferase; translation: MKIHLIHHDNQISFCRDEFYALRRKMDALYYDPLTSADAAELEEEVMGSVQASDHMLWGILERDGYYFGYFRYVTMPDGMANTLFLFAPQEEAGEELVNKVWEMVTWRMKTKAHRELVWRSRQEFWIPFKEKLGGRRSNSGFSFRLNLSDVNRNQLEQWIREGEDVSKGFSVLEQDYLEEKYIEEMAGLTNQLVQDMPREDGDLVLRSSAEIIRTLQQQGRNAGMKQLQLVLFDPQNKIAGTTLIRYKHEHMEIDQRITGVHRNYRRRGLAKYLKALMMKKILEQFPDCPSVRTECFAMNLPMIALNKAMGYRIAAREADHVFQNLM
- a CDS encoding gliding motility-associated C-terminal domain-containing protein → MFLRCLLSGIFFFVSSVIVSQVITSPDQPMQSGRTDLPPLHTWKEMEKERTLYSRSWLLPDGRIVYQYSKRPICFYGKDGGLLPVDLEVHECPEGWIIPAQQFPTMAAKDGSTSISVGNGALIRFNTDCRMNGKKAFVAPVRTGKNIRFNQFFPGVDKEIILRENGFKTSYILHSLPVMEGEYIEFSEVVSVPNGHVFTRLENGGKEENGGWSGDLSLLNSKNEEIARFTAPVCFDASGKWITGTWALDLGENAGEKRLILRIPAQWLRDPERTFPVVIDPLVIGPTAMWTGGQMPSCIVPQYNADSIQVTVPAGISIIGLYVTSSYYANPFTTAVMADGALRFRSSCATSTTFTVAPPQGNTPGTAYLDSFDLKNPMMCCMQNSCSTRTFWLTMLLGRTQPSTGCNTTYIRYDPVTTSWPFSALVVGRTPEGYLNQFLGPSAPICGNLCTIQCTTYVRYGVPPYTITHPWMQNPVTQGNTNNGCSTGAQQVFLNLTVPGCPRICDTTSSITIPAPTVTDACGAVVTGLPTRVLLLKEVPDINASPMNQVICSGDPFTIGLSSCISGATNNWLGNNESGTGTISDTLFNSGTTVNTIPFNAYATYNGCSSDTILPTVDVDPLPLGDFSFTPSPVIAAVSTQFSDISQIFAGTATGWSWDFGDGNTSTQQSPTHVFTDPGNYTVCLTVTTSNGCVDSICRAIEVIAPDVLLPNVVTPNNDNTNDVLSFMYLEAFPENNLQVFSRWGNLIFSKEGYLNDWSPEKLTDGTYYFVLHVAELGKTYSGWFQVLH